Proteins encoded together in one Pseudomonas sp. Seg1 window:
- the recG gene encoding ATP-dependent DNA helicase RecG encodes MTELSQVSVTALKGVGEAMAEKLAKVGLENLQDVLFHLPLRYQDRTRVVPIGALRPGQDAVVEGTVSGADVVMGRRRSLVVRLQDGTGGLSLRFYHFSNAQKEGLKRGTRIRCYGEARPGASGLEIYHPEYRAITGDEPPPVDETLTPVYPLTEGLTQARLRQLCMQTLTLLKPDTLPDWLPTELARDYQLAPLADAIRYLHNPPADADVDELALGHHWAQHRLAFEELLTHQLSQQRLRESMRSLRAPAMPKAKKLPPKYLANLGFNPTGAQQRVGNEIAYDLSQHEPMLRLIQGDVGAGKTVVAALAALQALEAGYQVALMAPTEILAEQHFITFKRWLEPLGIDVAWLAGKLKGKNRVAALEQIASGTPMVVGTHALFQDEVQFKNLALVIIDEQHRFGVQQRLALRQKGVGGRMCPHQLIMTATPIPRTLAMSAYADLDTSILDELPPGRTPVNTVLVTDTRRVEVIERVRSACAEGRQAYWVCTLIEESEELTCQAAETTFEDLTLALGELKVGLIHGRMKPAEKAAVMAEFKAGNLQLLVATTVIEVGVDVPNASLMIIENPERLGLAQLHQLRGRVGRGSAVSHCVLLYHPPLSQIGRQRLGIMRETNDGFVIAEKDLELRGPGEMLGTRQTGLLQFKVADLMRDADLLPAVRDAAQALLERWPTHVSPLLDRWLRHGQQYGQV; translated from the coding sequence ATGACTGAGTTGTCGCAAGTGTCGGTGACGGCACTCAAGGGTGTCGGCGAAGCCATGGCCGAGAAATTGGCCAAGGTCGGCCTGGAGAATCTCCAGGACGTGCTGTTCCACCTGCCGCTGCGCTATCAGGATCGCACCCGCGTGGTGCCGATCGGCGCATTGCGGCCAGGGCAGGACGCCGTGGTCGAAGGCACCGTCAGCGGCGCCGACGTGGTCATGGGCCGCCGCCGCAGCCTCGTCGTGCGTTTGCAGGATGGCACCGGCGGCCTCAGCCTGCGCTTCTACCACTTCAGCAACGCGCAAAAAGAAGGCCTCAAGCGCGGCACGCGGATTCGCTGCTACGGCGAAGCCCGTCCCGGCGCGTCAGGACTGGAAATCTACCACCCGGAATATCGCGCCATCACTGGCGACGAACCGCCGCCGGTGGATGAAACCCTGACCCCGGTTTACCCGCTCACCGAAGGCCTGACACAGGCGCGTCTGCGCCAGCTGTGCATGCAAACGCTGACGTTGCTCAAGCCTGACACCCTGCCCGACTGGTTGCCGACCGAACTGGCCCGCGACTATCAACTGGCGCCGCTGGCCGATGCGATCCGCTACCTGCACAACCCGCCCGCCGATGCCGATGTCGACGAACTCGCCCTCGGTCATCACTGGGCGCAACATCGCCTCGCCTTCGAAGAGCTGCTGACCCACCAACTGTCGCAGCAGCGCCTGCGCGAGAGCATGCGTTCACTGCGCGCGCCGGCCATGCCGAAAGCGAAAAAGCTGCCACCGAAATATCTGGCCAACCTCGGCTTCAATCCGACCGGTGCGCAACAGCGTGTCGGCAACGAAATCGCCTACGACCTCAGTCAGCACGAACCGATGCTGCGGCTGATTCAGGGCGACGTTGGCGCGGGCAAAACCGTGGTCGCCGCCCTCGCCGCGCTGCAAGCGCTGGAGGCCGGCTATCAAGTCGCGCTGATGGCACCGACCGAGATTCTCGCCGAACAACACTTCATCACCTTCAAGCGCTGGCTCGAACCGCTGGGCATAGATGTCGCGTGGCTGGCCGGCAAGCTCAAGGGCAAGAACCGCGTCGCCGCGCTGGAGCAGATCGCCAGCGGCACGCCGATGGTGGTCGGCACTCACGCGCTGTTCCAGGACGAAGTACAGTTCAAAAATCTCGCACTGGTGATCATCGACGAACAACACCGCTTCGGCGTCCAGCAACGCCTGGCGCTGCGGCAGAAAGGTGTCGGCGGGCGCATGTGCCCGCATCAACTGATCATGACCGCCACGCCGATTCCACGCACGCTGGCGATGAGCGCCTACGCCGACCTCGACACTTCGATCCTCGATGAACTGCCGCCCGGTCGAACCCCGGTCAACACTGTGCTGGTCACCGACACCCGCCGCGTCGAAGTCATCGAACGCGTGCGCAGTGCCTGCGCCGAGGGCCGTCAGGCCTATTGGGTGTGCACGCTGATCGAAGAGTCGGAAGAGCTGACCTGTCAGGCTGCCGAAACCACGTTTGAAGACCTCACCCTCGCCCTCGGCGAGTTGAAAGTCGGGTTGATTCACGGGCGCATGAAGCCCGCCGAGAAAGCTGCGGTGATGGCCGAATTCAAGGCCGGCAACCTGCAACTGCTGGTCGCCACCACGGTGATCGAAGTCGGCGTCGATGTGCCCAACGCCAGCCTGATGATCATCGAAAACCCTGAACGCCTTGGCCTCGCGCAGTTGCACCAATTGCGCGGCCGCGTTGGCCGGGGCAGCGCGGTCAGCCATTGCGTGCTGCTCTACCATCCGCCGCTGTCGCAGATCGGTCGTCAGCGTCTGGGCATCATGCGCGAGACCAACGACGGTTTCGTCATCGCCGAAAAAGACCTCGAACTGCGCGGCCCCGGCGAAATGCTCGGCACCCGCCAGACCGGCCTGCTGCAATTCAAGGTCGCCGACCTGATGCGCGACGCCGACCTGCTGCCCGCCGTGCGCGATGCTGCGCAGGCCTTGCTGGAACGCTGGCCGACCCACGTCAGCCCATTGCTCGACCGTTGGCTGCGCCACGGGCAGCAATACGGCCAAGTGTGA
- a CDS encoding aminoacyl-tRNA deacylase and HDOD domain-containing protein — protein MTEAALAPESPHAPSVIRLLLNKLGVAYEEVLEHHGLNASRKVQAVLLDDAVGALMVLFPQSQLLDLNRLAELTGRRLTAVSTERLEKMLGKHSLSLLPGLPALTSSPCLYEESLLREPKLLINSGEPGLLLEIASEDFKTMLTKASAANFGEALSSIRPNLDRPDDDREEITQAVQAFTARRIQQRLEATIEIPPLAETAQKIIKLRVDPNATIDDITGVVETDPALAAQVVSWAASPYYASPGKIRSVEDAIVRVLGFDLVINLALGLALGKTLSLPKDHPQHTTPYWQQSIYTAAVIEGLTRAMPRAQRPEAGLTYLAGLLHNFGYLLLAHVFPPHFSLICRHLEVNPHLCHSYIEQHLLGISREQIGSWLMRYWDMPDELATALRFQHDPSYDGAYAEYPNLVCLAVRLLRSRGIGSGPDEDIPDALLERVGLTREKANDVVSKVLEAEVLLRELASQFSQA, from the coding sequence ATGACCGAAGCTGCTCTCGCCCCCGAATCTCCGCACGCTCCGTCTGTCATTCGGCTGCTGCTCAACAAGCTGGGCGTTGCCTACGAAGAAGTGCTCGAGCACCACGGCCTCAATGCCTCGCGCAAAGTGCAAGCCGTGTTGCTGGACGACGCCGTTGGCGCCCTGATGGTGCTGTTTCCACAGAGCCAGTTGCTGGATCTCAATCGCCTCGCTGAACTGACGGGCCGTCGCCTGACCGCCGTCTCGACCGAGCGCCTGGAAAAGATGCTCGGCAAACACAGCCTGAGCCTGCTGCCGGGCCTGCCGGCGCTGACCAGTTCGCCGTGCCTCTATGAAGAAAGCCTGCTGCGCGAACCGAAGTTGCTGATCAACTCCGGCGAGCCGGGCCTGCTGCTGGAAATCGCCAGCGAAGACTTCAAGACCATGCTGACCAAGGCCAGCGCCGCCAACTTCGGCGAAGCCCTGAGCAGCATCCGCCCCAACCTCGACCGCCCGGACGATGACCGCGAGGAAATCACCCAGGCCGTGCAAGCGTTCACCGCGCGGCGTATCCAACAGCGTCTGGAAGCGACCATCGAGATTCCGCCACTGGCCGAAACCGCGCAGAAAATCATCAAGTTGCGCGTCGACCCCAACGCCACCATCGACGACATCACCGGCGTGGTCGAAACCGACCCGGCGCTGGCCGCGCAAGTGGTGAGCTGGGCGGCGTCGCCGTACTACGCCTCGCCGGGCAAGATTCGTTCGGTGGAAGACGCGATCGTTCGCGTACTCGGCTTCGATCTGGTGATCAACCTGGCGCTGGGCCTGGCCCTCGGCAAGACCCTGAGCCTGCCCAAAGACCACCCGCAACACACCACGCCGTACTGGCAGCAGTCGATCTACACCGCCGCCGTCATCGAAGGCCTGACCCGCGCCATGCCACGCGCCCAGCGTCCGGAGGCCGGCCTGACCTACCTCGCCGGTCTGCTGCACAACTTCGGTTACCTGCTGCTGGCCCACGTCTTTCCGCCACACTTCTCGCTGATCTGCCGCCACCTGGAGGTCAACCCGCACCTGTGCCACAGCTACATCGAGCAACACCTGCTCGGTATCAGCCGCGAACAGATCGGCTCGTGGCTGATGCGCTACTGGGACATGCCGGACGAACTGGCCACCGCCCTGCGCTTCCAGCACGACCCAAGCTACGACGGCGCCTACGCCGAGTATCCGAACCTCGTGTGTCTGGCCGTGCGCCTGCTGCGCAGCCGTGGCATCGGTTCCGGCCCGGATGAAGACATCCCCGACGCCCTGCTGGAGCGTGTGGGTCTGACCCGCGAGAAGGCCAACGACGTTGTCAGCAAAGTCCTCGAAGCCGAAGTCCTGCTGCGCGAACTGGCTTCGCAGTTCAGCCAGGCATAA
- a CDS encoding helicase: MKFRFLLWMLGLLMGKASRTNPAFQQQLGDKELVFQLQTLDGKVARHFLVKNQRITSKSGVVAEPAFAIAFKDAAYGFATMQAKNKQLAFMQGIQDKSIQIKGNPALVMWFQGLMKYLKPRKAKPKA; this comes from the coding sequence ATGAAATTTCGTTTTCTTCTGTGGATGCTGGGTCTGCTGATGGGTAAGGCCAGCCGGACAAATCCTGCGTTCCAGCAGCAGTTGGGTGACAAGGAACTGGTGTTCCAGCTACAGACGCTGGATGGGAAAGTGGCGCGGCATTTCCTGGTGAAGAATCAGCGCATCACCAGCAAGTCTGGCGTGGTGGCGGAGCCGGCGTTTGCGATTGCCTTTAAAGATGCCGCTTATGGCTTTGCCACGATGCAGGCGAAGAACAAGCAACTGGCGTTTATGCAGGGGATTCAGGACAAGTCGATCCAGATCAAGGGCAACCCGGCGCTGGTGATGTGGTTTCAGGGGTTGATGAAGTATTTGAAGCCGAGGAAGGCCAAGCCTAAGGCTTGA